Part of the Notamacropus eugenii isolate mMacEug1 chromosome 5, mMacEug1.pri_v2, whole genome shotgun sequence genome is shown below.
TAGAAAGCTTGCTTGATTTGCAAGCAGGGAATTCTCTAGCACAACCCCTCCCGCTCTCTACCTAAgagaccttagtcaagtcacttaacttctctgaggctcATTTTCCTCCTATTTCATGTGAGGGACCACTAAGTTCCCTACAAACATAACATCTCTCCTCTGGTAGTCCTATGAATAATTGAATACATTCAATTCAAACAGTATTTCCTTTTATTAAGCAATATAATAGGAATtgacattacaaaaaaaattaacaaaggaaatagTCGCTGCTGTCATGTAGCTTATATAATCCTCAGgacagaggaaaaacaaacatgtacaaaaaaaagCAGATACAAACTCCACACAAGAGAAACATGTGATTATTGTTTGGGGCTGGGAAGGAGGTCCAAGAATCATATTTAgggtaggcaagtcattttatctgtTCAGAGTTCTGTTGTTAGGTGTGAAATTAAATGGCCCCAATATTTACCCTTGGAGGGCCCCTCTAGATCTAAAATTTTAGGACGCACAAGGATGGTGGAATAGAATGTCTGAAGTTTATTTGGAGGATAAATACATGTTTTTTGATCTCTCCCAATTAGGGACAGATCATGAGAGAGCAATCATTTCTCAGGATTTTcttagaaagacagaagaaaggcTGGAAGAATCCTGAGAAGGAAGTGgttgggaaagagaaaatgagagatctTTCCTTAACGTTGTAAAATGACAGCTCCCCATGTTCATAGTCAAGGAAAATGCCCACCATTAGATTGGACACACAATTTTGGCAGTATTTCACATGAAGCACAGAAGAAATGTGGGGCTTGCCTATGGCAAAAAGGTGGCAGCCACTGTGACTCTCTATAGACATAAGCACAAAGAAGACTTCAGGCCCAGGTGATCCATTAGAGATGCCAACACACCATCCAGTGTTGTCTGGTACCTCCACTGCCCAGTAATATCTGCTTGAAAGCAAACACTGAATACCAAGAGCTGTGGCAAAATAAGTGAATCTCCCAATGCTGATGGGCACTTCTGGCTGTGTCCCTTCATATCTCATGCTCTTCAGATCTTCAGAGATGATAAGACCTGGATGGGCTGTGTCAGGATCCAGAGTGATGTCCACTGTGGAAAGAAGTTTAGATTCAATGAATGGTATTGGcagagatttgttttgttttctagggAATGGGGTCAGGTGTGTAGATACGAAATGGTAATCCACGTATCACAGTAATATGTAAGAAAGAAATTGGATAGAGACAGGACAGCTCCATGGTAGGAGGAACAGAATGTTCTTGGGTTGTCAGGGAGATGTGACAGTGTGTTAGGTGCTAATTTGGGAAATCTGGTTCTTTCTGCCCTGCTTTTTCTGAGCCTCACAGAACAAATGGTTAACCAATGCCAGGATTTCAAAGAACATATACATGATTCTAGATGGAAAATTAGAGTCTGGATATGCTGCCTCTTCTGAGTAATGGTTGAAGGCTGCACAGGAGGGACATGAAGATGACCACCTGGGAGAAGCACCAGGGAAAACTAAAGGGCATATTTCCTACAGCTCTATCCCTCTTTCACCCCTTTTGGCTCTTCACTCTTCACTCCATCCTTCTTATCTatattctctgtctgtctctctgtcctctctctcttttaacctttgtctttgcatctcttgctctttgtgtctctctcatatatgtgtgtctcccctctttcctcctctgaatTTCTCTCTGTGGAAAATCTTTCATCtgatttatttcttctggttcAGTCTATGAGTCTCCCCTGTCTTTCTCAACAACCTTATTCATTCTCAGGGATTTAACTTTTATGCCAACGGTCCCCccaaatatttttcttgtatatGTTGTGAGACTTGGATCTGCTGGTTCAGCTACTCACAGGACAAATCTTCCCATGGGTGTCACTGGCACCTCAACCTTAATATTCCTGAAACAGTTCTGAAACACGTCCTGAAACATCTACCCCCTAAACCTGAGTTGTCATCATTTGAACATAATCATTGAGGGACTGTGCTTGTGTATTTTGGAGAAGAGATAACTTAAGGAGTCACATGGCAGCTGTCTTCAACTACTTGGGTGGTTTTGATGTGAACAAAACCTTAAATTTCTCTGCTGGCCCTCTGATGCTAGATCAAGGAAAATTGGGTAGAAAGTATAAAAAGTCATATTTAGTTTGATTTGAGAAAAAACATTTTGGTGATGAaaccaatttaaaaaagaagagaaaaatatatctTTGGAATTATCAGGCTTGTCTTCACCAGACAATTTCAAGCAAAGTCTAGATGACTACTTATCAGATACTTTACAGAGACAATCACCGTCCAGTCAAAGGTAAACTCGATGGCCAAAGAGGCAGGTTCTTCCCAGCTCCAAGGTTTTGCATTTCTGTGAAAGCAAATGGGTTCTGGCCCAAAAGAAAACTGGTCAAATCTTGGAGATGTGTAGCTGCTTTGTTATAGAGATTTCCACTcacctttaaattttaaaagcatttctaGAATCCCAGGGATGGGAAGAACAATCTTGTTTATGAGAAACACGTTTTCTTCCTTGTGGATCACAGAGTCATTCCTATAGAAAAAAAACACTGAGTTTAGGTCTCCAGTAATTACAAGAATCTTGGCACAGTCTTCATTCCTTTAGTTAGTCAAGGCCCCTTAGCTCCAATTTGTTTAGAGCTTTCCAAATGAAATTGGAATAGAAACTTACCTCTTCAACACTCCTTTCATgtcctgaaaaggaaaaaaaaaaggatatatgGTTAGGACAATGGTGCATTTGGGGTAGGAAAATGAGATGGGAATGAACCACCTTTTCAATGCCTCACTGAAACCACAGAGTGGGGAAGAATCTTGGAACCTCTAAGTGTGTATCATCTCACATatattccccttctctccaccttAGCTCAGCCCCTCTTCACATTTGACCTTGGCCCTGACCTTCCCATTGATCATAATTCCTCTAGTCTGTCCCCCTCCTGTGCATCCCCTCCACAGCTGTAgtagtaatttaattggaatgaaCTTCATAGGAGGAGAGGTTACTGACCTACATGGAAAGAGGGAGATTGCTGTAGTggcaaaggagggaaaggaatattTTGACTGTTAACAAACTTGTGAGGGAAGGGACAAGGGTAAGCATCACCAGTACTGGAAAGGACAGTGAGGGATTCAATGTCAGATGGAGGGGTCCAGGTctcagaaaaaacatgaaaagagagAGCAATGAAATGTTTTAAGATGTTCAGGAAATCTTATGTCCTtcatatatttgtacataattcATGCACATATGATGCATTTTCAAGGATGGTCATATCTGTTTTCTTAAAATCTGTCATTGTAATCAGTATACAACCATTTCTTAGGATGCTATGTGTGTTCAAAAGAAAATATCCACAATATATGGAAAGAAATGCAGAGGCATatctattcatttttatatttaaaagactGTGTGCTCTCTGGAGATGGAAGAGATGCCTAGCAGGTTAAAGCATTCTTCATTTATCCTCCACTTCATGGATGGCATTGGGAAGCTCCTGACTATCCTCTGTGCCCCTCATGCATACTTCCTATAGCCTCACCTGGAGCAAATCCACATCTGCTTTACTGCACACTTCCATGGACTCACTGATCCTCCTTCTTAATTCTTGATTTTGAAGGGCTAATCTCCTTATTCTCTTCCTCAGCCCTTCCAAATTAGCCCTTCCCTGCCTCTGAACAGCTGAGAGAtacttatttttctcctcatccagGAAACGTTTTACTTTctcaaattcagaagaaatagtTTCTGTTTGAGTCTTTATGTCCTCCTGTAACGATACAGATGAGATTGATGAAATACAGGAAATGACAGAACATTAAGTGGCACTGGGTGAGTGACAAGATTTTTAGGTCACAATTGGATTCTGAGTTGGTTCATTTCTATAGCCAAGGTTCTCCATAGTTAGTGAGAGCACTGTCTGCCATGATCCCACTGATTTGTACTTTCTCCACCAAGCACAGTCCTCTTTTCTCCTGCTTGAAAAGGCCACATCCCTTCCTGTGGTGCCCTCAGTCAGCTGTAATATAATGGGTAATTGATTTGGGAATCTCAAGGCCTGATTATGACTAGGATTCTTTGGGCAACCAGTCAGCCACTCTGaccctcagtgtcctcatttgtaacattCAATGGAGGCCAGTGTCTCCTACCTATCCGGGAAAGATGCTTGGAGGGAGAACAGCAGACAATGTGTGCTAATTGCTGGGAGATCAGGAAATAAATACTTGCCTTCAACAGTGCCAGCTTCATCATGTCATTATCCATCTGTTGCACAACATCCTTAGTTTTTCTCCAACAATATGTTACACTTTCCTGGAGTTTCTCctattaaagtatttttttaaaaaaagttaaatattttgtTCAATCGCATGAATGGCCACTCATTAATAATGAAAGCATAGTGATCTTACATTTAAAGCTATGAGTAAAAGATAAAACTGGCAGCCTTAGGCCTATATGGCCTATACTGTGATGTCCCAGTTATTCAGAAAGCATGCTTCTAAGATCTCTAGCCCAAGGTGTGAATGAGATaactcattcaaagtgagaaggATTCCTTTTCATTTCAAAGACTTCATTAACTACATATACCAACTCTGGACAAGAGCCTTCTCATCATCACATCTTTTTCTGGATGGAACAAAGGAACAGAGGAGAGCTAGAAAGGTCCTCAGAGGCTATCTACTTCAtttccctaattttacaaataaacaaCAGACATGCCATTGAACTGGAATGTGCttccacactccacttatccTGTTCTTGGACTTCAGGTCTCAGAGGAAGACCTCATTCCTATAGACATCAGCATACATAGATTCAGCCCACAGCTATCTCTCTAGTAAAAAGACAGATATCATCTGAGAGGAAGATATTCTAATGCCCCCTCTGCTTCTGTCTAGATGTGCAACTCTGTGACTATACCTTTGCTTGGgtgtggctcagtttcctcaaaaaaaTAGAGATGACTGAGCTAGAGCATCTCACAGGTcctttagagctggaagttagACATATCTTCAGGATCCCTTCATGACTTCCTTAATGATCCAGTTCAGGATTAAGATATTCTCTCCTTAGTTCAGTTTGCATTTTCTGGGTTCCCTATGACTCTGTCAGTTCTTTTTTCCTTAATGTCTTTGGTCTTTCACTGTGCTGAGGTTGTTTGCATGCATGATAAGAATCAACCCTGGGAATAAAGTTGAGGACCCTTGCCCTTCCTGCATCTCATTCAAACCTCATGGGAGTGAGGCTGGGTACCAGTGAGTGAGACAAGGGAGCAAGTGCAGCTCTAGGCCTAAGCTGATGCCACCACAAGGTAATCTCTCCTTTATCCTGTCCTCCAAGGGGAAGTAATTCTCAAATGTCAAATGCAAAGGACAAACCCTGCTCAATTGTCTTGTCCCTCTTCTCTAGGTCATGAAGGATGAAGGTGATACCAATTATTCCAGCAGATGAAGATGCCCCTAACAATCTCAGGTTACCTGACTCCATTTACCGAAAACTCCCAAGGCCCTTCCTGAACACAATAGAGTTGGACATTTTCAACCAAGTGAAGGAAGTACTTGAACATCAAGGGAAACTTTCTGTTGATCTCAATGCATGAGTAAAAGCTCTGACTGAGGTCAGAGGACACAGCACAGTGCAATTCAAAAACAGCCAGGTGAGCATGGTGGGCAAAGTAGGTAGCACATAAAAACCCCCCATCTCTCCCTAGGAGGATCTCTGCAGACTGTAGTGCACATTTCAAATGTACTTATGGATGGAGGGATGAAGCCATACTTACCCTGGAGTCCTCTGCAGCCTTATCTATGCAACGGAGGATGTGAGCCTTGTGCTCCTTGGACTCAGAACAAGACACACAGATTAGAATCTGGTCATCCTCACAAAACAATTTCTGCACTTTTTGATGTGTTTCACACTTGCTGTAGCTTCCAGCATGCTGTAGACAATGAGGTGTTAGTCTTTTGTCAATGTCTGCCAGTTTCCCAAGTTGCACATTGGCTTTGAATTCCCCTTCCTGGAAGACACTTCTGCACTCTGGGCAGGGGAAAGGCATAGAGGCTTCCTGCCAACTCCTGAAGAGGCAACTTTGGCAAAACCTGTGACCACACTCAATGGACATTGGTTCTGTGAAGTAGTCCCTGCAGATGGAGCAAATGAGCTCTTCCTGGAAGTTTTGAATCAGCTCTGGGAGAGAGGTCATGTTTCTGggcaaagaaaatgggaaaagtcaGTGACTATGTCTGGGGACACAAAAGCCCTTAGTACATGTACAATTGAAATTGATCACCTTTGTTATCTAGTTTTCTTTTCAGTCTACTCtgtatagaaaaagagaagatgtaATTTTTACATgatacagttggagaaactgaagtaagaaaagtagggattttgaatcctctctgatCTCTTAATCCTCTCCAAACCAGGAACATCTCCAGctaaaacattattttacatAGACTcataaagtaatttttatttcctttccttcccagacTCCTTGTGTTCAACATTTCAATTGTGGATTTTTATTGGATATCACAATACTGTTTCAACATTTCCATTTACAATGGTTGGTCTAGCAACTCCCTGATTTACAATACCCATtgtgttttcaattttttgcaaCTCACAAAAAATGATACTCTGAATATTTGGTTAAATGTGgcaccattttttcttctcttcacctGTTTGGTCTATGGCTAAGAGTGACATCTCTGCATCTAAGTGTATAGATTCTGGATATTTTTGACCTATTTTTGAGGATAATGGCAAATGTCCTTCCCACATGGGTGGTCTAACTCACAGATCCACCAGGAGTATCTTACTTCACCTGTCTTCTTGCAGACCTTTTGGCATTGTCTATTCTATCttgtgtcatctttgccagttgaTTCAGTATGAGGCCCAACTTTTGAGTTTATTTGATCATTACTGACTTGGAGAATTCTTTGATACAGGGGGTTATATGTAGGTATATTTGCAAAATTTATAAGGGGACTGATTCAGGATAAAAGGACAAAAGAAGATATTGGTCCTTCCAAACTCCTACCACTACTTTTGCCTCAGCCACGAGTTTCTCCACTTGACTTGACTTGGTATTGCCTAATCTATGAATATGAACtctgcctcccttctccctttgctGGCTTCAGAGGACTCATTCCCAAAGTTTTATATTTCATCATGGAGAAAATTATCCCTCAACCTCAATGCACACCATAGCACAGGGCACAATTCTTAAACCCATGACTCCCCAATGAAATTTCTCATGGGGAAACtcaccttcttttttcttctgggaTCTTTCCTTCAGCCTCATTGTTCTGGCTTTAGCTCTGCTTCAGCATAAGgaatctctgtgtctttctcatCCCAAGCTTTTTATATACCACTAGCATACTGAAGTCCCTCCTTTTCTGGAGGTGTTAATTCTCCTGGTCTTCCCTTGACTGAGGTTTGTTCACACTTAGGGACTGCTCAGTGATTAGAGGTTCAAACCAAGGCAATTACCCCATGTACTAAGGAGGAAGAGTTCACACATTTGACTTAGGTATTTTGTCTTAGTAAAAATGAAGAAGATAAAAATACTAACTAGCTCTGCTTGGATAACTTTCTTGTATCATAAATAAGTGCTCCAAAAATAGAATTCAGAATACTGATTAAATAATCATATTTGTTAGGAGGAAAATGCAGAATGGGTGGGATTAAAAGGAGTTAAGATTTTCCCTGAAACCCTCTGTGAAACACTTTTTGCCTCAGGATTCCTTTTAAAGAATAATGTTTATTAATGgccattattttttcatttccttcaattctgagtatattctatatttttcattattcactAAACAATTAAATCAGGAAATAAAAAATTGCAGAAAGACAAAAAGTAATTCTACAAAACTAATTAAAATATATGCCAAATATATTCAGTATTTCATGCCAATCATCTATCCCTCTTctaagaagggaggaaagggtcattttctcatctcttttttcattttatctttcattttatgtGGATATTTCTAacatatttgtatttactttatatattGTTCTGGCTCAGCCTGAATCATttgatgtttgtgtgtgtatagatatataggtatatgagtgtatatatatgtatatataaatatgcatctatatataaacatgtacatacataaacatacgtgtgtgcatatatacacatacacacatattttttttctttttgtttctctgaatttcttttatCCAGCCTGAGCATAGTGACCCCTGACAGTCAAATTATATTTTAGAATCCTTCCTTTTCCGTTTAGTTGGGAATGTGAAACCCTTGATTCTCTTGGTCTTTGGGAAGGCAGAATACAAAAACTGCCAGCCCATGCCATTACTAAAAGAACCCCCAAGCATCATATGGAATAATCAATAAGAACACACATAATCTGTTCCACTACCATGGGAAAACAGGTGGGGATATTGAGACTTAAGGTAATGGAATAGAGCAGTATTAGAAGAAGTGGGAATAAGGATGGTTGAGGAGTTCTTGGATGGTTACAGAGAGGTTGTAGAGTCTGTTCACAGGTACATCTAGCAGGGTGACAAGGGGTATCCCTCTATGGACATGTACTCCCTACTTCCAATCTGAGATCTATTCCCATCAATGACTGTTTTGAGAGGCCCACCCTTTTGCATGGCAACTGACTACCATTTGAAAGGAGGTGGTAGCAGGGGCTTATACTTTTATCACTTTAGCCCCACCATTCCTTCAGTGCATCACCTGACCTACAGATAGGAGCCATACAACAGAAGATCAGCTGCTGGAGTCAAGTGATCTAATTAGCTTCAGCAGCCACTCTCCTCCACCACCTTCCTAAGGCTCAGCTATAGTTTTCCCTTAATCAATaccatcttttcccctcctttcccatgACATCAAGTTGGTCTCAGATATGCTTCACATTTCACACTGgccattttctcctcattgaccaGACTTGACACTTCATGACCTGCCCCTCCTAAACTCCCCATTCACTCCCACCCCTGACCATTCCTCTCTGTTTGGACACTAACAATTGGAAAGGACTGGAGGAAATGGTGAGATAGTGCCTGCCTTGGGGAAGTGGAGGCTGATTTCAGAGGATGTGAgatgaagagatggagagaagaaacaTCTCTCAGCAGATGTCCTAAAAATCTTGGAGAAGTGTGAGATGAGGCCTTTTGTGAATTGATTAAGGGATGACTGCTGTGGAAGGTGTGGGAAAAATTAGGGCATTGGTCAAATTTTGGGATGTGTTGCTGAGAAAACAAGATTTGATGCTTAAAGACCAAATTTATTTGACACAACTCACAACCTAGTTTACACTGACCAGAAAACTAATCAAATCTGAAGACTGATGCCAGAAACTTAAGGAATTTTCTCCCATTATAACAACCCATGTGTCTTATCTGGAAACTGCCTCCCTGCTGGACAATCACCATTTCTTTGTTTGAATGCTATATTATATGTAGCTAGCTTACAGATAGTGGAAGTGAGCCACCAGTTTTTTGACTCTCCCCTCTGCTGGATGACTTAATACATATCTCTCTATATTAATTTAGTTTGGGATTGTGTTCTCAGCTCACAAAGACAGGAGGAGAGAAGATAGGTTTGGAATACCTATCTTATGAATGAGATAGATAATCAGTTGGGGGTGGTAGAATGATTAAGATCACTACCTGAACAGCCAGATGAAATTAGATTAAACCAATCAGTAGTGGATTCGTTCAGCATACTTTCCTAACTTAAATacttttgctaattttttaaaCAGATTGTGAGGGATGAAATCTGAAAcaactgaggaaaagaaaagtttgAACTTCTGAGCCTCCTTAGCCTCCCTCCTCAGAGGGAAGACAACTTTTTGTGCATTAAAAGAAGACAATTAACCAGGATAAAGATGGaatttccaagttgggaggggagaagaaacagGTACAATTCCCTGTTCTGGTAGACATTGTCCAGCTTCCCAGCCAGGTAGAGTTAAATTCAAACAATGCAATGAAGTTTCTTCATAATTCTCAATAAACTTTTCTACAAGACACAGTTTGGATTATAACTATAATTGATTCAAAAGGGAAATGACCCAGATCCAGAATtaagtcacaagatggagtcagtgtgattCACTCAATTCCTACAATTCTCCCACAAAGTGAAGAAAAGTAATACTGATTTAACAAAGCTCATTGGCTCTGCTATAGAGGTCATTCTCAGGTACAGTTTGAAGGACTTGATATTCATGGTACTCACTGCTAATTCAATAAATGTGAATTTCTCATGATCAACATTGTTAGAACAAAGCTTATGGCAGGGAGGTGGTACTGGGGTTTCTGAATTAAGTTAATTCATAACTTGTCCTGGACCAGGCAAATTTCCACCTTGTGTTGGGAGGAGCTGAGATTCAGAGCAAGCATTCTAATTTGAAACGTTCAAGATGGATTTCTCACTTAGGAATCttacttccttttctgaatttcagaATGGGTCCCATTTACCAGAGACTAAATGGGAAACGGTACAATTACAATGAAATGCTAGCTCATGCTTTATTCCAACAGAGATTATGAACTACATAGGAAACCAGCCCCCTTTGCTTCTCATTTTGTAGGCTGTGCTGAGTGACTAATATGGCTAAGGAGACCTCCCAATTCTAGGTGTAGGTCTCTTTAGGGATTTGGATATTCAGTATGAACTAAAGAGCACTTCAGTCAGAATGACGTTCTAGTTTCCACAAGTGTTTAATTTACACATTGCAAATTATTGTAAGTTGCAAAATGACTGTCTGGAGGAGAGTTTTGTGTCCCATTAAAAAGGGTTTGGTCTTTCATACATAGAAGCCATTTATTTGCTTGGGCCTTGTAGGAGGGTGAGAAGGATCATTCTGCTGATAGAACTGAGGAGAGAGGCAGTCTTCTCAAATATAGGAGAGGGGTCATTGCAAGAATGTAGCATTATCACCTCCTCCTGGGAGATGGAATTCAGAGGAAAAGGAGGtctgaagaagaaagacagtTAATATTCTGACTATGAGGGAGGATTCGTGGGAGATGTCCCTTTTTAGAAAATTCTCATTAGATATAAGGAGACACACAGTATTCTGGAACATACAGACAGATAGCTTCTAcaccaggaaaacctggattcccGTCACACCTCAGATCATTCCTGCTCATGTAATCCCATATCCTTCTTTTCATCTAACAAGTCACTTACTCCACCAATGGCACCAAATGGGGAGAGGAGCAAAGAACTCTTCCATCTTGTGCTTTAGGTGCTTAAGTTTCATGTAGCAGGAAGCCAGGGATCCTACCAGGTGGAGGTTAGGAGGACCACCCACAGCAGGGGCCCAGTCTGTGCAAAGGTGCAAAATGCATATTGATGGATGGGAAAGAGTAAGCAGAATCCTGGGaataatgagtaaaaaaaaaatataaaggaaagcatCGAAGTTGTGAAAAGCTCTAAATGCTAGCCAGAACAGTTTGTATTTAAatgtgtgtattcgtccttctttgctgaagaagaccatgccatctgagaaataatgacatgacttgcacttgactttgttttgagtgagggagggctgtgcaggtcaccagcctcacttctcctccagagacatctgaatccagtgaccagatattcatcaggatgactggagatgacccaggatgaggcaatgggggttaagtgatctgcccaaggtcacacaactagtgaatgtcaagtgtctgaggtgagtcgaactcaggtcctcctgactcctgcactggtgctctatccactgcaccacctagctgcccctttttatttaaatatgagGTTAATGAACAATAACCAAAGGTAGttacaaagaagagatataagaaaacacttcttcttccccttcttttccagGGTGGAGAAATAGGAAGGTGGAATACTGCCTCTAACATCTTCAGGAAAGTTAATATTACACTGTATCATTTGATAATAACTATTACTCTGCAGTCCATTTTTCCCTATTTTCTCAGAATCCCATCTGTgagtccagggatggggaacctgcagccatgaggccacatgtgactttctaggtccttgggtggggtcttttgactgagtccaagttctactgaataaatccttttttaaaaggggatttgttctgtgaagtttgaattcagtcaaagagccacacttgaagacctagagggccccgTGTAGGCTGGAGGCTGGAATTAGCCCAACTCAAAAGAAGACCTCTCCTATTTTTATTTCCCAGAGCATCTCATCATTAACCAATTTAAAGTGGGATCCCATTTTGTTTACACCTTAAATAGAGAACCAGCTTGGGCTAGGCCCTCTGCAGGGGACAACTCTTCTGTTCTTGCTTCTCCTTTTCACAGTTAAGGGTGACTGGATCTTCAGGAGATAGGCCAAACAGGGGCAGATCCTCAATGGAGTGGTTTTGCTTTTTAGCCAAGA
Proteins encoded:
- the LOC140508876 gene encoding probable E3 ubiquitin-protein ligase TRIML1 produces the protein MTSLPELIQNFQEELICSICRDYFTEPMSIECGHRFCQSCLFRSWQEASMPFPCPECRSVFQEGEFKANVQLGKLADIDKRLTPHCLQHAGSYSKCETHQKVQKLFCEDDQILICVSCSESKEHKAHILRCIDKAAEDSREKLQESVTYCWRKTKDVVQQMDNDMMKLAQDMKGVLKRNDSVIHKEENVFLINKIVLPIPGILEMLLKFKVDITLDPDTAHPGLIISEDLKSMRYEGTQPEVPISIGRFTYFATALGIQCLLSSRYYWAVEVPDNTGWCVGISNGSPGPEVFFVLMSIESHSGCHLFAIGKPHISSVLHVKYCQNCVSNLMVGIFLDYEHGELSFYNVKERSLIFSFPTTSFSGFFQPFFCLSKKILRNDCSLMICP